Genomic segment of uncultured Desulfobacter sp.:
TTCGTCCTCTTTCCAGAAAATGTAGGGGTTGGTTCTCGGGTAGGCAACATGCTGGGGCATTGCTTCAATGCCGGTGACTTCCAGAAGTTTCTGGAAACCCTGACGCATAATCAGCTCGCCAAGACGTTCACGGTTTTTGCCTTCTTCCATCCACCAATCCCATACGTTTTCAATGATTTCGGTAATTTCTTCGTAATCATTTTCTGGATTGACTTCAACAAAGGGAACCAGCAGAGAACCCATCTGGGCACCATCAAGAATCGGAGCCTTGGCACCGCAGAGAATGGAGAGGCCAGTCTCTTTACCAATTTTCAGGGCTTTGGGCATAACACAGATACAGTGCATGCAGCGGGTGCAGTTGGCATTGTCAATGGTCAATTTTTTGTTTTCAAACTTCATGCAGCCTGTGGGGCAAATGTCGATAACTTCTTTCTGGATGTCAAATGGCCCCCAGTCTTTGCCTTTGTGGGCACCGGCATTTGCAGGGTATGCAGCATCATTTTCAACATATTTATTAACAGCATCCTGGTCAATGCGGATGTCGTCTTTCCAGGTACCGATAAAGGACATGTCGGAACGTGCGATGGAAGCAACACAGCAGTTGGGGCAGCCGTCAAGTTTGAATTTGAACTTGTAGGGGAATGCCGGACGATGCAGCTCATCCTGATATTCGTTGGTCAGGAAATGGCAAAGTGCGCTGGTGTCGTAGCAGGCATATTCGCATCTGGACTGACCAAGGCAGTCAGCAGGGGTTCTCAGGTTGGAGCCGGAACCACCCAAATCCTGGTTCATGTCGTGGGTCAGTGTCCAGAACACTTCTTCCAACTGGGGAGTGGTGGTACCCAAAAGGATGATGTCGCCGGTGGCGCCGTGCATGTTGGTAACTCCGGAACCTCTGAAGTCCCACAGTGCGGTCAGCTCTTTCAGGTAGCTAGTTGTGTAGTATTTGCCGGCAGGCTGGTTAACACGCATGGTGTGGAAATGTTCTACACCAGGGAACAGTTTGGGCTGATCGCAGTAACGACCGATAACGCCGCCGCCGTAACCGAATACGCCAACGATGCCGCCGTGTTTCCAATGGGTACGTCCATGTTTGTAAGAGAGTTCCAAAACACCAAGAAGATCGTCTACACAATCCTGGGGGATCTGAAATTCAACGCCTTTTTCGTTTTTGGCTCTGACTTCTGCCTGCTGTTTCAGGTCAGAAACAAAGCTAGGCCACGGGCCGGATTCCAGCTCGTCCAGGAAAGGAGTTTCATGCTTAGCCATTTACTTACCTCCGTTAAAAGTTGATTTACATGCAACAATGAAAAGGTTTTTCCAAACTTTCCATTAATATTCTTTTTCCTATCATTTCAAAGCGTTAGGTTGAAATAAACGCCCTAAATTTAGATACTATAAGCAAAAATAACATAGCTGATATAGAATTTATAACTCAGCATGTCAATAAAAAACCTGTCATCGCAGGTGTGATTATGCCTGCCGGTGTGCGGCAAGTTCTTCAAGCAGTGCCGGGTTGACCTCAAAACCCAAATCCACGGCGAGATCACAATGCTCAATCGCCCGTTTATAATCTTTAAGTTCAAGATAGGCCACGGCCAGGTTGTTATGGGCAATTGGGAATTTGGGTTCTATGGCCACAGCCTCGAGATTTGCCTTGACCCCCTCTTCGACCAGCCCTTTCATGAAATAGGCAGTGCCCAAGGTCGTGAACGCCTGAATGAAATTCTTATTGTGTATAATCGCCTTTTTTAAATTTTTAATGGCTTTGTCTACTTTTTCCTCATCGTCTTTCTCATTCTTACCGTCCACCAGCTGCAGCAGAACAAAGGCCATATTTGCATAGCCTTCTGCAAAACCGGCCCGGGCCTTGGTGGCGCGCTGGTTGTAACGAAAGCAGCCTTCAAGATCGCCGCGCTGAAGGCAAATGCCCCCAAGCTGCACATAGGCCTCCGCCAGGGTGGGACTTGCGTCAATGGCATCATGTAGTACGTTTTCCGCTTCGGCGAACTCCTGTTTTCCAAGCAGGGCCACCGCAAGATTATAGTGGGTGGTGCCGCACTCAGGGTTATGAACCAACGCCTGCCTAAGTTTGGCGATCTGCTCGTCTGCATTTTTAGGCAATTGTCTATTGTTTTGGGGGTCGGCCATTTATATCTCCTTTGGCTCTTTTATTACTTTATCATTGTGTTTAAACAAAATTTTTATATAATAAATTTTTTTATTCGGGTGTCAAGATCTTTCGGGGAAACCTAAAATACGTTCGACCTTCAAAGAATTGACACAACGTTTTGGCTAAACGTTTTATCCGCGCATACCGCGCAATTAACCATCAGGAGTTTGTAAGCTATGGAACAAGGATGCTACACAGCACTTATCACCCCGTTCACCCCGGCTGGAGATCTGGACCGGGACGGCCTGTCCGGGCTCATTGATTTTCAGATTGAAAACCGGATTACCGGAATTCTTGCCACCGGTACCACTGGTGAAAGCCCGACATTTAAATGGGAAGAACATAATCTGGTTATTGATCTGACTGCTAAACAGGCTAAGGGTAAATGCAAGTGCATCGCCGGCACCGGTTCAAACAATACTGCTGAAGCCCTGACCGGCACTTCCCATGCTGCTGAACAGGGCGTGGACGGTGTGCTTCTTGTGGACCCTTATTACAACGGTCCCTCCTCCCTCGAGATCCGGCGGGAATATTATGAGGTGGTGGCAAAGCAAAATCCGGACCTGGAAATTATCCCTTATATTATACCCGGCCGCACCGGCGCCCAGATGCTGCCCCAGGACCTTGCCATACTTGCGGACACATGTGCCAATGTAAAAAGCGTCAAGGAAGCCACCGGAAATATGAACAACATGAAGCTGACCCGAAAACTTTGCGGAGAAAAGTTTAATATCTTTTCCGGTGACGATGCCCTGGTCTGCCAAGTCATGTCAGACGACCAGATTGGCGCCTGCGGTGCTATTTCAGTAATGTCCAATATTGCACCCGCAGCCATGACCCAAATGGTCGAACTGATGAATCAGGGTAAAACCCAGGAGGCCCTTGCCCTTCAGAGCGCATTGTCTCCGTTGCTGGAACTTGTGGTGATCACCACTGAAGAGGAAAGCAAGTATGGACCGGTCAAATGCCGGGCCAGAAATCCGCTGCCAGTGAAAACCATGATGCAGATCCTTGGCATGCCGTGCGGCCCTTGCCGCCCCCCTTTGGGAAAAATGACTAAAAAAGGATTTGATATAGCCCTTGCTGCGTTGAAAACAGTGCAGGCAAACAATCCTGAAATTTTTGCGCCGGCGGCCGATTTCTTTGATCTGGATATTGAAGCCCGCTTAAATGATTCGGCGGCCCATAACGCATTGTGGTATGAATATTAAATCAAACAACCGTACATAGCATCAAACAAACAGGGGTCCGGCAGATATCTTATCTGCCGGACCCCTGTTTAATTTATAGAAACAATCCCTGAATTAAGCGGAACTACTCTTCTGAGGCTGTTGTGTCGTCGCTTTTGCCTTTGGGGGCAAACATATCTTCTCCGGCTTGGAAAAAGGTGACTTTGAGCCATTCAAATCCGAATTGAAGCAATTTCACATCATTGTCTTTAATCTCGGCCACCCGCTCTTGGGGGATATTGTACCGGGTAAGAAAAGAGGACTCAAACACGAAACGTTTAAATTTATCAATATTATAACATACCGTAAAAAACATCTGCTTGGCCTGTTCGGACAGCTGCATGCTGGCCGGCAAAGATTTTTTACGAACCATGAGGTCCAGCCAGCCTTCATTCACTTCATCGCGCAAATCAACACCCTGGTCTTCACGCCAGTCTCCGACGGTCCACTCTTCGGGTTCATCAAAACCCTTACAATGGGGTTCCTTGATCATGAAAAAGAACTCATCTTTATCCTCATCCGCCTGCTCTCCGGAATAACTCAAAGATCCAACACCCAGGGGATAGTAGCGGCATGTGGTCGGTCGGTCTTCATAAACCATGCACCCCTCTTTGTCCTGGACAAATGGACAGGACCTGCGGTCATCATCAAGGAGCTTGAGAGTCACCACAGGCATATCCGCTTTTTCAAGAAGCTGCGGGGTGGTAAATATGGACAAAAATTTTTCCGAATCCAACTCCAGCTTTTTGCGCATGGTTAAAATATCGTAGGGGGTGAGCATAATATCAATGCCCCTGCAGCACTCGGTAAAACAGGAAACACCTTTATGGCATTTAAATTTAAACCGACTTTTCAGGCTAAGCTGCTCCGGTGGGATTTCCGCCCGACCCAGTGCTTCATCTATCTTATTATCAGCGTTCATGAACTATTTCCTCATCAATTAGTAACAAGCAATATAAAGGCCGATACCATACTGGAAATAGGCAATGATGTCAAACGGATAGCCTGGGCACCAGAGAAAGTATCCGCAACCCCCCGGGCAAATTGTTTATTTTGGGTTTGACACAACGCCCCTTGCTAATCTAAAAAACAAAGTGGATTGAACATAAAAAACTTCGATTGAATAAACGTTCAACCATCAGAGCCTTTTTAAAAATAGACAAATCGGCTGCAATCACATGATATCTCGCTTCGATACCCTATATTTAAAACCGGCTTTTAACAAACTATTCGGGCCTGCACTGACGGCCCCTGTCCAGAACATCAGGGATTTTTATAGTATCTAGCATTCAAGGAGTCATTATGAAAGTAAAAAAAGCGGTATTTCCGGTGGCAGGTCTTGGGACCCGGTTTATCCCGGCGACCAAGGCCATGGCCAAGGAAATGCTGACCGTAGTGGATAAACCTATTATCCAGTATGCTGTTGAAGAGGCATTTGACGCCGGCATTGAACAGATCATCTTTGTCACGGGCCGGGGGAAAAAGGCACTGGAAGACCACTTTGACCGCAGCTATGAATTGGAAACCATGCTCAAAACCAAGGGGAAAACGGATCTGCTTCGCCAGGTCAACGAACTGGTTCCCCGCACCGGAACGATTGTCTATACCCGCCAGCATGACCCCCTGGGACTTGGCCATGCCATCTGGTGCGCCAGGGACATTGTAGGGGACGAACCCTTTGCAGTTCTCCTGGCCGACGACATGATCCAGACCCCTGATAAACCGGTGCTTTCGGAAATGGTGGAAAAGTTTGAGCGGTTCAGGGCGTCCATTGCCGCCGTCATGGAAGTGGAAAAGGATCAGACCGATAAATACGGCATTCTGGACGCATCCCCCATAGAAGAGGACATGGTAAAAATCAATGACATGGTGGAAAAACCTGACCCCGAAGAGGCGCCTTCCAACCTGGCCATTGTGGGCCGGTACATCCTGACCCCGAAAATCTGGGAATATCTTGGAAAAAAAGAGACCGGTGCCGGCGGTGAAATCCAGCTCACGGATGCCATGAAGGCGCTTTTAACCGAACAGCCGATCTTTGGATATAAATTCAAAGGCACCCGGTTTGACTGCGGAGACAAGGTCGGTTTTCAAATGGCCAATCTTTCCTATGCCCTTGAACGCCCGGAAATGCGGCCCCAACTGCTTGAATTCATAAAATCAATCAAGCCTTGATTAAATATTTCTGAACGAAAACTCGTGTTTGGACTACAAGGTGCCCAGATGCAAGGCGCAGAAAAATTTGTAACCAGAGCAACCTCATGGTTGTGAGGCCCGATCGTATAATTTGGCAAATTTTTCTGCAACGCCGCAGGTGGATAATTTTTAGTCCAAACACTAACTGCTTTTATAACGTGAGTACAGCGACATCACCCGCTGTACATACGTCCGGGTCTCTTCATAGGGCGGAATGTTATTGTATTTATCCACCGCCGAGGGACCGGCGTTATATGCAGCCAGGGCCAGGGAAAGTTTCTCATCATACCGGGTCAGCATCCGTTTGAGATACCGGGTGCCGCCCATGATATTCTGGGAGGGATCAAAGGGGTTTGAGATCTCTAGGGCGACATCGTTTTTGGGCATAATCTGCATGAGCCCCCGCGCGCCTTTCCTGGAAACGGCATTGGGATCAAAACCGGACTCCGCATGGATCACAGCTTTAATCAATGCCCGGTCCACCCCAAATGTCCCGGCAGCCTTAAGAATAATATTGTCGTACACATCAGGTCCGGCCTTAAAACCTTTTGATTGGGCGTTTTTTGACTGGGCCGGTCCCCGCCGGTACATCTTTTCCTTAAGGTAAAGGGTGTATCCCTGGTCGGTGGGGGTATTAGTAAAATGCACCACCCCCTCGGCATCAATATACTTGTATATATCCGCCGGGGCTGTGCAGGGAAAGATCAGACCCTGGCAGCCAGACAATACCAATGCCGCCCAAAGACGGAAAAGATGTACAGCCCTATTTTCTCTTTTTATCCTTTTCAACCCGATCCCTGTACGCTTTTAATGCAAGTTTTTCCGGGAATTTAGGGTTCGCCACGTATTTGCCGCTGTTTTCGAGAAAGGTATTGACCAGATTTTCCAGAACGTCATCCTTGTCATGGGCCATGATCATATTACGTTCCAGCCGGTATCGATATTCAATGGGAGACCCCAATGTATTTAAAATATCATCAAATTCACGATCAGACAACGTCTTGTCTTTGAACAGTGATGTTTCCACCGGGATCTTCATTATTGCGGTCATGATGACTACCCAGGCATCCTCCCCGATTTTTCTTGAATCGTCAAAAATTTCAAGACAGTGGCCGTGATCGAAATCCAATTTTTTATAAGGTGTTCTTTCCATATTACATTTATATTTTGTGCATTGGTGTTAATGTTTTCAAGCAGAGTCTAAAACAATTCCAATTGAATCTCTTTGGGGGGTTGCTTTTTAACCTGCTGTTTTCCCTTTTCATACCGGGCCAGTTCCTTTTCAATATCATCAATGAAACAGGACCGGGTTCTTTGCTGCTCCCGGCCGAATATGCGTCTTTTTCGTGCATATGTCAAATAGAGCATCTCCTTTGCCCGGGTCATGGCCACATAAAAAAGGCGGCGCTCCTCATCCGGGTCGTCCACGGTTTTCCCGTCCCGGGCAAAGGGGATCGTGCAATTTTCGCATCCGGCAAGAAAAACCACCGGGAACTCAAGCCCCTTGGCCGCATGCATGGTCATCAAAGAGACCTTTTCAACAGTTTTG
This window contains:
- the dsrA gene encoding dissimilatory-type sulfite reductase subunit alpha — encoded protein: MAKHETPFLDELESGPWPSFVSDLKQQAEVRAKNEKGVEFQIPQDCVDDLLGVLELSYKHGRTHWKHGGIVGVFGYGGGVIGRYCDQPKLFPGVEHFHTMRVNQPAGKYYTTSYLKELTALWDFRGSGVTNMHGATGDIILLGTTTPQLEEVFWTLTHDMNQDLGGSGSNLRTPADCLGQSRCEYACYDTSALCHFLTNEYQDELHRPAFPYKFKFKLDGCPNCCVASIARSDMSFIGTWKDDIRIDQDAVNKYVENDAAYPANAGAHKGKDWGPFDIQKEVIDICPTGCMKFENKKLTIDNANCTRCMHCICVMPKALKIGKETGLSILCGAKAPILDGAQMGSLLVPFVEVNPENDYEEITEIIENVWDWWMEEGKNRERLGELIMRQGFQKLLEVTGIEAMPQHVAYPRTNPYIFWKEDEVEGGWERDVDEYRKHHLR
- a CDS encoding tetratricopeptide repeat protein, whose product is MADPQNNRQLPKNADEQIAKLRQALVHNPECGTTHYNLAVALLGKQEFAEAENVLHDAIDASPTLAEAYVQLGGICLQRGDLEGCFRYNQRATKARAGFAEGYANMAFVLLQLVDGKNEKDDEEKVDKAIKNLKKAIIHNKNFIQAFTTLGTAYFMKGLVEEGVKANLEAVAIEPKFPIAHNNLAVAYLELKDYKRAIEHCDLAVDLGFEVNPALLEELAAHRQA
- the dapA gene encoding 4-hydroxy-tetrahydrodipicolinate synthase, translated to MEQGCYTALITPFTPAGDLDRDGLSGLIDFQIENRITGILATGTTGESPTFKWEEHNLVIDLTAKQAKGKCKCIAGTGSNNTAEALTGTSHAAEQGVDGVLLVDPYYNGPSSLEIRREYYEVVAKQNPDLEIIPYIIPGRTGAQMLPQDLAILADTCANVKSVKEATGNMNNMKLTRKLCGEKFNIFSGDDALVCQVMSDDQIGACGAISVMSNIAPAAMTQMVELMNQGKTQEALALQSALSPLLELVVITTEEESKYGPVKCRARNPLPVKTMMQILGMPCGPCRPPLGKMTKKGFDIALAALKTVQANNPEIFAPAADFFDLDIEARLNDSAAHNALWYEY
- a CDS encoding YkgJ family cysteine cluster protein, which codes for MNADNKIDEALGRAEIPPEQLSLKSRFKFKCHKGVSCFTECCRGIDIMLTPYDILTMRKKLELDSEKFLSIFTTPQLLEKADMPVVTLKLLDDDRRSCPFVQDKEGCMVYEDRPTTCRYYPLGVGSLSYSGEQADEDKDEFFFMIKEPHCKGFDEPEEWTVGDWREDQGVDLRDEVNEGWLDLMVRKKSLPASMQLSEQAKQMFFTVCYNIDKFKRFVFESSFLTRYNIPQERVAEIKDNDVKLLQFGFEWLKVTFFQAGEDMFAPKGKSDDTTASEE
- the galU gene encoding UTP--glucose-1-phosphate uridylyltransferase GalU — translated: MKVKKAVFPVAGLGTRFIPATKAMAKEMLTVVDKPIIQYAVEEAFDAGIEQIIFVTGRGKKALEDHFDRSYELETMLKTKGKTDLLRQVNELVPRTGTIVYTRQHDPLGLGHAIWCARDIVGDEPFAVLLADDMIQTPDKPVLSEMVEKFERFRASIAAVMEVEKDQTDKYGILDASPIEEDMVKINDMVEKPDPEEAPSNLAIVGRYILTPKIWEYLGKKETGAGGEIQLTDAMKALLTEQPIFGYKFKGTRFDCGDKVGFQMANLSYALERPEMRPQLLEFIKSIKP
- a CDS encoding lytic transglycosylase domain-containing protein, which produces MSGCQGLIFPCTAPADIYKYIDAEGVVHFTNTPTDQGYTLYLKEKMYRRGPAQSKNAQSKGFKAGPDVYDNIILKAAGTFGVDRALIKAVIHAESGFDPNAVSRKGARGLMQIMPKNDVALEISNPFDPSQNIMGGTRYLKRMLTRYDEKLSLALAAYNAGPSAVDKYNNIPPYEETRTYVQRVMSLYSRYKSS